In a genomic window of Mucilaginibacter sp. KACC 22063:
- a CDS encoding DUF5695 domain-containing protein has protein sequence MSCNNLKNQLASSLAKYYLVLLISAVGLWPQHSYGQNPWKDLEKRPSTLELGNGFQSVKAGNFVLTLVRSSQTVAALKPLTDTAFDFTPGDRLKLRSSDGMYQLGDINLRIKTSAQSNWSNYSTAAKRHPVSDIPFKDKNVLAAADLSNTLPADIPVHIERYWMMEDGHLVLFFKIRNTSSQPLEIGSLGIPMIFNNIMQGKSLEETHAQNVFYDPYIGNDAGYLQVTRLNGHGPALLVVPFHKTPFEAYNPLLNDPTPRGIDFEGFNEWMVYSKAYADNEWKNAEPWNKPTSQILKPGESAGYGLKFLISSSISGIEKTLTANKRPVAIGVPGYVLPMDVDARLFLKYGQKVSSINVEPMGALTVKPVADRSGTHQQYQVAGKIWGRARLTITYSDGLVQTVNYKVIKSEVDVVKNYGAFLTKEQWFSDPNDPFGRDQSVISYDYETRRQVTQDGRAWIPGLSDEGGAGSWLGAVMKEVIQPDAAEILKLQRFVGHTMWGNLQYSEGPQMYGVKKSLFYYQPDEMPAGTYSDSINYKTWAAWDHNTANDVGRSYNYPHVASAHWALYRLARYHSGLVTDRKWDWYLKNAYYTSMAMVQQAPYYAQFGQMEGTIYYLILSDLKCEGWQKEADELEKAMKARADHWRTLLYPFGSEMPWDSTGQEEVYLWSDYFGYTDKAAATINAILAYMPTIPNWGYNGSARRYWDFGYAGKLSRIERQLHHYGSGLNAIPVLSAYRKSPSDLYMLRVGYGGLMGSISNITADGFGPAAFHSFPSTLKIDGLSGDYGSNFFGYAVNSAAYLTHDAELGWLAFGGNIIHRGNMIDVNITNGSKSKVFIAPAGLWLTLKAGTFNRVSYNAQTKQVIIWLNKKDEHTANAWLQIEEYDPKNGGYRIQKSYRKARGSYVIPLDNKLRQVNLDIKG, from the coding sequence ATGTCCTGCAATAACCTTAAAAATCAATTAGCTTCAAGTTTGGCAAAATACTACCTGGTTTTGTTGATATCGGCAGTTGGCCTTTGGCCACAGCATAGTTACGGGCAAAACCCGTGGAAAGATCTGGAAAAAAGGCCTTCAACACTGGAGCTTGGAAACGGCTTTCAATCCGTAAAAGCCGGTAATTTTGTATTAACGCTTGTCCGTTCGTCACAAACTGTCGCTGCACTGAAGCCGCTAACTGATACCGCTTTCGACTTTACGCCCGGAGACAGGCTTAAGCTACGCAGCAGCGATGGTATGTATCAACTGGGAGATATTAACCTGAGGATCAAAACAAGTGCACAAAGCAACTGGTCAAATTACTCTACGGCTGCAAAAAGGCACCCGGTTAGCGACATACCATTTAAAGACAAGAACGTATTGGCGGCAGCTGATTTAAGCAATACGCTGCCAGCAGATATTCCAGTGCATATAGAGCGTTATTGGATGATGGAGGATGGCCATCTGGTATTATTTTTCAAAATCAGGAACACAAGCTCACAACCCTTAGAAATAGGGTCATTAGGCATTCCTATGATCTTTAATAACATTATGCAGGGTAAAAGTCTGGAGGAAACACATGCCCAAAATGTATTTTACGATCCGTATATCGGAAACGACGCCGGTTATTTACAGGTTACCCGGTTAAACGGACATGGCCCCGCTTTATTAGTTGTGCCATTTCACAAAACGCCCTTTGAGGCTTACAATCCGCTGCTGAATGACCCTACGCCCCGTGGAATCGATTTTGAGGGATTCAATGAATGGATGGTTTATAGTAAAGCATACGCCGATAATGAATGGAAAAACGCCGAACCCTGGAATAAACCTACCTCACAAATTCTAAAGCCCGGCGAATCTGCGGGTTACGGGTTAAAGTTTTTAATTTCATCGTCAATCAGTGGAATAGAAAAGACATTAACTGCAAATAAAAGGCCGGTGGCTATTGGGGTGCCGGGCTATGTGCTACCGATGGATGTTGATGCCAGACTATTCTTAAAATACGGGCAAAAGGTTAGCAGTATAAATGTTGAGCCGATGGGTGCGTTAACCGTTAAGCCAGTTGCCGACAGGAGTGGAACCCATCAGCAGTATCAGGTGGCCGGCAAAATATGGGGAAGGGCAAGGCTGACGATTACCTATAGTGATGGGCTCGTTCAAACGGTTAATTATAAGGTAATTAAGTCTGAAGTTGATGTAGTTAAAAATTACGGCGCATTCTTAACGAAGGAGCAGTGGTTTTCCGACCCAAACGATCCGTTTGGCAGAGACCAGTCTGTTATTAGTTATGATTACGAAACCCGGCGCCAGGTAACCCAGGATGGCCGCGCATGGATACCCGGCCTTAGCGATGAAGGAGGGGCAGGTAGCTGGCTCGGAGCAGTAATGAAGGAGGTAATTCAACCTGACGCTGCGGAGATCTTAAAGTTACAGCGTTTTGTCGGCCATACGATGTGGGGTAACCTGCAGTACAGCGAGGGTCCCCAGATGTACGGCGTTAAAAAGAGCCTGTTTTATTACCAGCCGGACGAGATGCCCGCCGGTACTTATAGTGATAGCATCAATTACAAAACCTGGGCGGCCTGGGACCATAATACTGCTAATGATGTTGGGCGTTCTTATAATTATCCGCATGTAGCTTCCGCACATTGGGCGCTCTATCGTTTGGCAAGGTATCACTCCGGCTTAGTTACAGATCGTAAGTGGGATTGGTATTTGAAAAATGCTTACTACACGTCAATGGCAATGGTACAGCAAGCGCCGTATTATGCACAATTCGGGCAAATGGAAGGGACTATATATTACCTGATTCTTTCAGATCTGAAATGTGAAGGCTGGCAAAAGGAAGCTGATGAACTTGAAAAGGCAATGAAGGCTAGGGCCGATCATTGGCGCACGCTCCTTTATCCATTCGGAAGTGAAATGCCCTGGGATTCTACTGGGCAGGAAGAAGTTTACCTCTGGTCGGATTATTTCGGTTACACCGATAAAGCGGCAGCAACTATTAATGCGATCCTGGCTTATATGCCCACTATTCCGAATTGGGGATATAATGGTTCGGCCCGCAGGTACTGGGACTTTGGGTATGCTGGGAAACTATCCAGAATTGAACGCCAGTTGCACCATTACGGTTCGGGACTAAACGCCATCCCGGTTTTATCGGCTTACCGTAAGAGCCCCTCCGATCTTTACATGCTACGTGTAGGCTATGGCGGCTTAATGGGTTCGATATCCAATATCACTGCCGATGGTTTTGGCCCGGCAGCATTTCACTCCTTTCCATCTACGTTAAAGATAGATGGTTTGTCCGGCGATTACGGTTCAAACTTTTTCGGTTATGCCGTTAACAGCGCCGCTTATCTTACCCACGATGCTGAATTGGGCTGGCTTGCATTTGGAGGTAATATCATCCATCGCGGAAATATGATCGATGTAAATATTACTAACGGCTCCAAATCAAAAGTATTTATTGCACCCGCCGGATTATGGTTAACGCTCAAGGCCGGAACGTTCAATAGAGTAAGCTATAATGCCCAAACCAAGCAGGTAATTATATGGCTCAACAAAAAAGATGAGCATACAGCAAATGCTTGGCTACAAATAGAAGAATATGATCCCAAAAATGGAGGTTACAGAATTCAAAAAAGCTACCGTAAAGCACGTGGCAGCTACGTCATTCCGTTGGATAACAAACTAAGACAAGTCAACCTTGATATTAAGGGTTGA
- a CDS encoding alpha-N-arabinofuranosidase, producing the protein MKKNLLFSFGSAVALCLISAPGYSQTGTLSISTDSKTVISKHIYGQFAEHLGHGIYGGFWVDKTLPVKKQDRIRLDVVEALKKIKIPNLRWPGGCFADEYHWRDGIGPSALRPRMVNTNWGGTTEDNSFGTHEFLELCELLKCEPYIAGNVGSGTVEEMSKWIEYLNSNSSSTVVKERIKNGHPAPYKVTLWGVGNESWGCGGVMTPEYYTDLYKRYAAFAKDYPDAPLQKIAAGANAYDYRWTEVCMKNIPIGMMSGLSLHYYTIPTGNWYNKGSATMFDEKEYFGTMVSCLKMEDIVTKHSAIMDKYDPEKKVALVVDEWGVWTDVEPGTNPGFLFQQNSLRDALIAGTTLNIFNNHSDRVRMAALAQTINVLQSLILTDKEKMLLTPTYHVFDMYKVHQDAKYLPIKLDVPDYELDGKKIKAVNVSASQDAKGKVHISFVNLDLHNAITITTELKDIEWNTFSGQILTSANITDINTFKAPNKLHLAPFSGAKKDGDKLAVTLPAKSVVTLELN; encoded by the coding sequence ATGAAAAAAAATCTCCTTTTCTCTTTTGGCTCTGCTGTAGCCTTGTGTTTAATTTCGGCACCCGGTTATAGTCAAACAGGGACGCTAAGCATCAGCACTGATTCAAAAACAGTCATCAGCAAACACATTTACGGACAATTTGCCGAGCATTTGGGCCATGGTATTTATGGTGGTTTTTGGGTGGATAAAACACTGCCGGTAAAAAAGCAGGACCGCATTCGCCTGGATGTGGTGGAAGCCTTGAAAAAAATAAAGATACCAAACCTGCGGTGGCCCGGGGGCTGTTTTGCCGACGAGTATCACTGGCGCGATGGCATTGGTCCATCTGCTTTACGCCCGCGCATGGTAAATACAAATTGGGGTGGAACAACCGAAGATAACAGCTTTGGCACGCACGAGTTCCTGGAACTTTGCGAATTGCTAAAATGCGAACCCTATATAGCCGGGAACGTGGGCAGCGGTACTGTTGAAGAAATGTCGAAATGGATTGAATACCTTAACTCGAACAGTTCCAGCACTGTAGTTAAAGAGCGTATAAAAAATGGACATCCTGCACCTTATAAAGTAACCCTTTGGGGTGTTGGTAACGAAAGCTGGGGGTGCGGCGGAGTTATGACACCAGAATACTACACCGATCTTTACAAACGCTATGCAGCTTTTGCAAAAGATTACCCTGACGCACCACTACAAAAAATAGCGGCCGGAGCAAATGCTTATGATTACCGCTGGACAGAAGTGTGTATGAAGAACATCCCTATAGGGATGATGTCGGGCCTTTCACTTCACTATTACACCATCCCAACGGGGAACTGGTATAATAAAGGATCAGCAACCATGTTTGACGAAAAAGAGTATTTCGGTACTATGGTTAGCTGTTTAAAAATGGAAGATATTGTAACTAAGCACTCTGCCATTATGGATAAATACGATCCGGAGAAAAAAGTGGCATTAGTAGTCGATGAATGGGGGGTTTGGACAGATGTTGAACCCGGAACAAACCCCGGCTTTTTGTTTCAGCAAAACAGCCTGCGCGACGCTTTAATTGCCGGAACGACACTTAATATTTTCAATAACCATAGCGACCGTGTGCGTATGGCGGCCCTTGCTCAGACAATAAACGTGCTGCAATCGTTGATCCTAACCGACAAGGAAAAAATGTTACTCACTCCTACCTATCATGTGTTTGATATGTACAAAGTTCACCAGGATGCCAAATATTTGCCCATCAAGCTGGACGTACCTGATTACGAACTTGACGGTAAAAAGATAAAGGCAGTAAATGTTTCTGCATCGCAGGATGCCAAAGGTAAAGTTCATATCTCTTTCGTGAACCTTGATTTGCACAACGCCATTACTATTACTACAGAATTAAAAGATATAGAATGGAATACTTTCAGTGGCCAGATTCTAACGTCAGCTAATATTACTGATATCAACACTTTTAAAGCGCCAAATAAACTGCACCTTGCCCCTTTTTCAGGTGCTAAAAAGGATGGCGATAAGTTAGCAGTAACGCTGCCTGCGAAATCGGTGGTAACATTAGAGTTGAATTAG